A single window of uncultured Methanospirillum sp. DNA harbors:
- a CDS encoding SDR family oxidoreductase — MKTAIITGASGGIGSSVVEGLKANNYVVHEVTSSNCNIIDNIQINNFLASIPKVDVLVNCAGVSHLGYIESLTEENLKHCYDVNVIGTFNFCKAVLPIMKKQRKGYIIIIGSLRGVECCPGKGSYSMSKFAIRAFSNTLCQETRSYGIKVTCINPGFVYTNLIEKRINSEKLKPSDILIPSDISNTVLFLLGLSEGAYVPEINLGEVWQ; from the coding sequence ATGAAAACGGCGATCATAACAGGTGCTAGTGGAGGAATAGGATCCTCTGTTGTAGAAGGATTAAAAGCAAACAATTATGTTGTACATGAAGTTACAAGTTCAAATTGCAATATTATAGATAACATTCAGATAAACAATTTTCTTGCGTCCATACCAAAAGTTGATGTTTTAGTTAATTGTGCAGGAGTTAGTCATCTAGGATATATCGAGTCATTAACAGAAGAGAATCTCAAGCATTGCTATGATGTTAATGTTATTGGCACCTTTAATTTTTGTAAGGCAGTCCTACCAATAATGAAAAAACAACGTAAAGGATATATTATTATCATAGGTTCTTTGCGAGGTGTCGAATGTTGCCCAGGAAAAGGATCATATTCGATGAGCAAATTTGCTATCCGAGCGTTCTCAAATACTTTATGTCAGGAAACGAGATCCTATGGAATTAAGGTGACCTGTATCAATCCAGGGTTTGTTTATACAAATTTAATTGAAAAAAGAATTAATAGCGAGAAATTAAAACCAAGCGATATTTTAATACCATCTGATATTTCTAATACTGTATTATTTTTATTAGGTTTATCAGAAGGGGCTTATGTTCCAGAAATTAATTTAGGAGAAGTTTGGCAATGA
- a CDS encoding DUF2284 domain-containing protein: MGKITRFKGNNMIYEEIRIFEGIAKEQGADIVIPIYTDEIIMDFRASYKCRTCPKFGTKPTCPPNIPEFDYFDRLIHSYKYGLLIVKSYQYLNDEQYDKIRVESSPRLQEIILILEKQAFQRNYYWAIGFIGGSCRGCKKCPKEGKVCVTPSKGRIPMEAIGINVIKTCQGKGVIIPPFPHPTANGQLFRVGLVLLE; encoded by the coding sequence ATGGGAAAAATTACTCGCTTTAAGGGTAATAATATGATTTATGAAGAAATTAGAATTTTTGAAGGCATTGCAAAAGAACAAGGGGCTGATATTGTCATTCCAATTTATACCGACGAAATTATTATGGATTTTAGAGCCTCTTATAAATGCAGAACGTGTCCGAAATTTGGAACTAAGCCAACGTGCCCACCAAACATTCCAGAATTTGATTATTTCGACAGACTCATTCATTCATATAAATATGGCTTATTAATAGTAAAATCCTATCAATACTTAAATGATGAGCAATATGATAAAATAAGAGTTGAATCAAGTCCAAGACTTCAGGAAATTATTTTAATATTAGAGAAACAGGCATTCCAAAGAAATTATTATTGGGCCATTGGGTTTATAGGAGGATCGTGTAGAGGATGTAAAAAATGTCCAAAGGAAGGTAAGGTTTGTGTCACTCCCTCAAAAGGAAGAATCCCTATGGAAGCAATTGGAATTAATGTGATCAAAACTTGTCAAGGAAAAGGTGTAATAATTCCCCCTTTTCCACATCCTACAGCAAATGGTCAGTTATTTCGAGTAGGTTTAGTTTTATTGGAGTGA
- a CDS encoding glycosyltransferase family 4 protein: MKILIIQDTDWIRRNPYQHTHLAERLVQKGHEIRVIDYEILWKDEGKKELLSKREVHHVSRIFPDVNIMVIRPPILKISILDYFSMVFTYRSEINRQIKEFKPDLIWGNDILTTFLAYRAAKKNRISTLFYSIDIDYRLIPQKILQPIGKLIESWNIRNADLVLSINEGLREYTIRMGANFNRTDVIRAGIDLERYDSSKFSGDEIRKQYGIAKDDIIIFFMGWLYHFSGLKEVAEGLPGIKDQFPQLKLFIVGDGDAYEDLKKTRTNLHLEENMILVGKQPFSKIPSFIAAADICLLPAYVNEIMHDIVPIKMYEYLAMGKPIVSTKLYGVMKEFGKENGIVYADQSKDVLGKVIALMKNKSMKSEGDKGKKFVCNNSWNSITDIFEKHIEDLL, translated from the coding sequence ATGAAAATATTAATCATTCAGGATACTGACTGGATTCGTAGAAATCCATATCAACATACCCATCTAGCTGAACGATTAGTTCAGAAAGGCCATGAAATCCGGGTAATAGATTATGAAATTCTATGGAAAGATGAAGGAAAAAAGGAGTTATTATCAAAAAGAGAAGTCCATCACGTTTCCAGAATTTTTCCGGATGTGAATATTATGGTGATACGACCCCCAATTTTAAAAATATCAATATTAGACTATTTTTCTATGGTTTTTACTTATCGTTCAGAAATTAACAGACAGATCAAGGAATTTAAACCAGATTTAATCTGGGGTAATGATATTCTTACTACTTTTTTAGCATATCGTGCGGCAAAAAAAAATCGAATTTCAACATTGTTTTATTCTATAGATATTGATTATCGTTTGATTCCACAAAAAATATTACAACCGATCGGAAAATTAATTGAAAGTTGGAATATTCGTAATGCTGATTTAGTTCTTTCAATTAATGAAGGATTAAGAGAATATACAATTCGAATGGGTGCAAATTTTAATAGGACTGATGTAATTAGGGCAGGAATTGATCTGGAACGATATGATTCATCAAAGTTTTCTGGAGATGAAATAAGAAAACAATACGGAATTGCTAAAGATGATATTATAATCTTTTTTATGGGATGGCTTTATCATTTTTCTGGATTAAAAGAGGTTGCTGAGGGATTACCAGGGATCAAAGATCAGTTTCCTCAACTTAAATTATTCATTGTAGGTGACGGTGATGCATATGAAGATCTCAAAAAAACTAGGACGAATCTTCATCTTGAAGAAAACATGATATTAGTCGGAAAACAGCCATTTAGTAAAATACCATCTTTCATTGCAGCTGCAGACATTTGCCTTCTTCCTGCATATGTAAATGAAATTATGCATGATATTGTCCCAATAAAGATGTATGAATATCTTGCCATGGGAAAACCCATTGTTTCCACTAAATTATATGGTGTTATGAAGGAATTCGGGAAAGAAAATGGTATTGTATATGCTGATCAATCTAAAGACGTACTAGGTAAAGTAATTGCCCTAATGAAAAACAAATCTATGAAAAGTGAAGGGGATAAAGGAAAGAAATTTGTTTGTAATAATAGTTGGAATTCAATCACTGATATTTTTGAAAAACATATAGAGGACCTTTTGTGA
- a CDS encoding NAD-dependent epimerase/dehydratase family protein, with amino-acid sequence MNDINEGFEGKTILVTGGAGAVGGNLVRALNEFDTKKIIILDNLSSSYVWNVPKSPKIQFIQGDILNDENLKWAFREKPQIVYHLAAHFANQNSVDSPEKDLLVNGLGILKVLQYAQLGLVDRFVYSSSGCGVYGLDSKMPFEEHDISIHLHTPYQVTKLLGELYTNYFYNMYDLPIVNARFFNSFGPGEVPGKYRNVIPNFFYWAMKGLPLPITGDGTETRDWTYVGDIVNGLLAMGVQEKAIGEAFNLGAGKEQRVIDMANAVNNLTGNEAGIKYTQRRDWDVKTRLLSCIDKSRQNLKYNPVMDFSKGLEKTHEWFVENRDDIKNCAEFS; translated from the coding sequence ATGAATGACATAAATGAAGGATTTGAAGGCAAGACGATATTGGTCACCGGAGGTGCAGGAGCAGTAGGTGGAAACTTAGTAAGAGCACTAAATGAATTTGATACCAAGAAAATTATAATTCTGGATAATCTTTCTTCTTCTTATGTCTGGAATGTCCCTAAAAGTCCAAAAATTCAGTTTATTCAGGGTGATATACTAAATGATGAAAACCTAAAATGGGCATTCCGTGAGAAACCCCAAATTGTATATCATCTTGCTGCTCATTTTGCTAACCAGAACTCTGTAGATAGCCCGGAAAAAGACCTTTTGGTAAATGGATTGGGAATTCTAAAAGTTCTTCAATATGCACAACTTGGATTAGTTGATCGGTTCGTATATTCCTCTTCAGGTTGTGGAGTTTATGGCCTAGATTCAAAGATGCCTTTTGAAGAGCATGATATCTCTATTCATCTCCATACTCCTTACCAGGTTACAAAACTTCTCGGAGAGTTATACACGAATTATTTCTATAATATGTATGACCTCCCGATTGTAAATGCACGTTTTTTTAACTCATTTGGGCCAGGGGAAGTTCCAGGTAAGTATCGTAATGTAATTCCAAATTTCTTTTACTGGGCTATGAAGGGGTTACCACTTCCAATTACCGGAGATGGAACAGAAACACGTGACTGGACCTATGTTGGGGATATTGTAAATGGATTACTTGCAATGGGAGTACAAGAAAAAGCTATAGGTGAAGCATTTAACCTTGGAGCAGGGAAAGAACAACGTGTTATCGATATGGCAAATGCTGTAAACAACCTAACAGGAAATGAAGCAGGAATTAAGTATACACAACGACGAGATTGGGACGTAAAAACAAGATTATTATCATGTATTGACAAATCACGCCAGAATCTGAAGTATAATCCGGTAATGGATTTTTCAAAAGGGTTAGAAAAAACACATGAATGGTTTGTTGAAAACAGGGATGATATAAAAAATTGTGCAGAATTTTCCTAA
- a CDS encoding NAD(P)-dependent oxidoreductase, with the protein MSSKKILVTGGAGFIGTNLVNELRSRGHDVIAADIANHDIDGYIRADVKNYRQIERIFDNNKFDYVYHLAAEYGRWNGEDYYENLWQTNVIGTKHMLRLQEKLKFRMIFYSSAEVYGDYTGVMTEDVMEINPVKDTYQMNDYAITKWAGELMCMNSAKMFGTETVRVRPVNCYGPHEHYTPYRGFIPKFIYQALHNQPYSVFKDHKRIIDFVEDSCRTWANIVDNFIPGEVYNVAGRPEWERDIKQYSDLILKEIGINDSLVTYHESEPFTTKIKTIDCTKAIKDLHHNPQVTPEEGIKRTVEWMKWFYRI; encoded by the coding sequence ATGAGTTCAAAAAAGATACTTGTAACAGGCGGCGCAGGATTTATCGGAACCAACTTAGTGAATGAACTTCGCTCCAGGGGCCATGATGTTATTGCTGCTGATATTGCAAATCATGATATTGATGGATATATCAGAGCTGATGTAAAAAATTATCGCCAAATTGAACGTATTTTTGATAATAATAAATTTGATTATGTTTACCACCTTGCTGCAGAGTATGGGCGTTGGAATGGTGAAGATTATTATGAAAACCTCTGGCAAACCAATGTGATCGGAACCAAACATATGCTCAGACTACAGGAAAAATTAAAATTCAGGATGATTTTTTATTCCAGTGCAGAAGTGTATGGCGATTACACCGGTGTTATGACAGAAGATGTCATGGAAATTAATCCGGTAAAAGATACCTATCAGATGAATGACTATGCTATAACCAAATGGGCAGGTGAACTCATGTGCATGAACTCAGCAAAGATGTTTGGTACAGAAACAGTCAGAGTGAGACCTGTTAACTGTTATGGCCCTCATGAACATTATACCCCATATAGAGGTTTTATTCCAAAATTCATATATCAGGCTCTTCATAATCAACCGTATTCAGTTTTTAAGGATCATAAACGGATAATTGATTTTGTTGAGGATTCGTGTAGAACCTGGGCAAATATTGTTGACAATTTCATTCCAGGTGAAGTATACAATGTCGCAGGAAGACCAGAGTGGGAGAGAGATATCAAGCAATATTCTGACTTAATCCTGAAAGAAATCGGCATCAATGATTCTTTGGTTACATATCATGAATCTGAACCATTTACGACCAAGATTAAAACAATAGATTGTACAAAAGCAATAAAGGATCTTCATCATAACCCACAGGTAACTCCAGAAGAAGGTATTAAGCGAACTGTTGAATGGATGAAATGGTTTTACCGTATCTAG
- the wecB gene encoding UDP-N-acetylglucosamine 2-epimerase (non-hydrolyzing), whose amino-acid sequence MITIIIGTRPEIIKMAPVIRACEKYNIAFSILHTGQHYSYEMDRVFFEELLLPLPNHNLDVGSGSHAEQTASLMTGIEQVLVNNTPDVVLVQGDTNTVLAGGLVGAKLHIPVGHVEAGLRSYDRTMPEEINRVVVDHVSDYLFAPTKLSTHNLIKEGIEESKIYTTGNTVVDSLFQNLTIAEEKSEVVEKNGLTSGDYLLVTVHRAENVDYYPQLSRIITGIQKVSDIYSLPVIFPMHPRTQKMIQKFRISTDGIKVISPVSYLDFLKLEKNARMILTDSGGVQEEACILQVPCVTLRENTERPETVDVKANILAGSDPDKITAATKVMISSHSDWINPYGDGNAGERIVEICESHI is encoded by the coding sequence ATGATAACTATTATAATAGGAACGAGACCGGAAATCATTAAAATGGCCCCGGTTATTAGGGCATGTGAAAAATATAATATTGCTTTTTCGATATTGCATACCGGTCAACATTATTCATATGAGATGGATAGAGTTTTTTTCGAGGAACTCTTGTTACCACTCCCTAACCATAATCTGGATGTAGGTTCTGGTAGTCATGCAGAACAGACAGCATCATTAATGACTGGTATTGAACAGGTATTAGTTAATAATACCCCGGATGTTGTTCTTGTTCAGGGTGATACCAATACAGTCCTTGCCGGGGGACTAGTTGGAGCGAAACTCCACATTCCAGTTGGTCATGTAGAAGCAGGACTCAGGAGTTATGATAGAACTATGCCTGAAGAGATCAATCGGGTTGTAGTTGATCATGTGTCAGATTACCTTTTTGCTCCAACAAAATTGTCAACTCATAATCTGATTAAAGAAGGAATTGAGGAATCAAAAATATATACCACCGGGAATACCGTGGTTGATTCACTATTTCAGAACCTGACGATTGCTGAAGAAAAATCAGAAGTTGTTGAAAAAAATGGCCTTACTTCAGGAGATTATCTGCTTGTCACTGTTCATAGAGCTGAGAATGTTGATTATTACCCACAATTAAGTCGAATAATTACAGGTATTCAAAAAGTAAGTGATATCTATTCTCTTCCTGTAATTTTTCCAATGCATCCACGAACCCAAAAGATGATTCAAAAATTTCGCATATCCACAGATGGCATTAAGGTCATCTCTCCGGTAAGTTATCTTGATTTTCTTAAACTTGAAAAAAATGCCCGAATGATCCTTACAGATTCAGGAGGTGTCCAGGAAGAAGCATGTATTCTTCAGGTCCCTTGTGTTACACTGAGGGAGAACACTGAAAGACCGGAGACTGTTGATGTTAAAGCAAATATCCTCGCTGGGAGTGATCCGGACAAAATAACCGCTGCTACCAAAGTTATGATTTCATCACATTCAGATTGGATTAATCCATATGGAGATGGAAATGCAGGAGAGAGAATTGTTGAGATTTGTGAATCTCATATATAA
- a CDS encoding glycosyltransferase family 2 protein produces MISESILIESSISKNMHDFHDNRDSNTFNKDSSIQDLLLNPLQSQEKFADLEGNPDDEIKMDKKNTTNSYKNSYPDVSRILGCINQVLKLTRYTPPNISPSGKTQICDTIAIIPAYNEELTVGMVVMLSLQHVGRVVVVDDGSIDRTAEIAWLSGADVVRVEPNKGKANAVRAGIARAREIGCNAMVMLDADGQHNPSEIPDLLDPILSGEADLVIGSRCLNGNSQEIPSYRRLGQITLDIATNLECSYKCTDSQSGYRALSKKAIERFDFPSDGYNLESDMIEHYSRIGLKITEVPITVRYEVPFKHKKNPLSHGADIITHIIGIIGYRRPLLSFGVSGFTCSLIGIILGFFAFDQYYSTGKFVFIFTMFSGVSMVLGLLLITTGLILNSLVKIVKMGDFSNAHGS; encoded by the coding sequence ATGATATCAGAGTCAATACTCATTGAGTCTTCAATATCAAAGAATATGCATGATTTTCACGATAATCGTGATTCCAATACTTTTAATAAAGATTCATCAATCCAAGATTTATTGCTTAACCCACTTCAGTCTCAAGAAAAATTTGCTGATTTAGAAGGCAATCCAGATGATGAGATAAAAATGGATAAGAAAAATACAACTAATTCATATAAAAATTCTTATCCTGATGTTTCCAGAATATTAGGTTGTATAAATCAGGTTCTTAAGTTAACCCGATATACTCCTCCAAATATATCTCCTTCTGGAAAAACTCAAATTTGTGATACAATCGCAATTATTCCCGCATATAATGAAGAATTAACGGTCGGAATGGTGGTAATGTTAAGTCTTCAACATGTAGGGAGGGTTGTTGTAGTTGATGATGGTTCTATAGATCGTACTGCTGAAATTGCATGGTTATCAGGTGCCGATGTTGTCCGGGTCGAGCCTAATAAAGGTAAAGCAAATGCTGTAAGGGCCGGGATTGCAAGAGCACGCGAAATTGGGTGCAATGCAATGGTAATGCTAGATGCTGACGGGCAGCATAATCCAAGTGAGATTCCAGATTTACTTGACCCAATTCTATCTGGCGAAGCAGATCTTGTTATTGGTTCACGATGTCTCAATGGTAATAGTCAAGAAATTCCATCATATCGAAGATTGGGACAGATAACTTTAGATATTGCAACAAATCTCGAATGTTCATACAAATGTACTGATTCTCAATCAGGATATAGAGCGCTTAGTAAGAAAGCGATTGAAAGATTTGACTTCCCATCTGATGGGTATAATCTCGAATCAGATATGATCGAACATTATTCTAGAATTGGGCTAAAAATAACTGAAGTTCCAATAACGGTGAGATATGAGGTACCTTTTAAACATAAGAAAAATCCTCTCAGTCATGGTGCAGATATAATCACCCATATTATAGGAATAATAGGATATCGCAGACCATTGCTATCTTTTGGGGTTTCTGGATTTACATGTTCTCTCATTGGAATAATATTAGGATTTTTTGCATTTGATCAATATTATTCGACAGGAAAGTTTGTATTTATTTTTACAATGTTTAGTGGTGTCTCTATGGTATTGGGATTATTATTAATTACTACCGGACTTATTTTAAATTCCTTAGTGAAAATTGTCAAAATGGGAGATTTTTCAAATGCTCACGGTAGTTAG
- a CDS encoding tetratricopeptide repeat protein: MDLYTQGNNLAKSSKYQEAIELYEKAISINQSYPEPWMGKGNAYQSLKLFNDSIAAFDRVLALDPDNVKAWNGKGNSLKSGNNFDKALIAFDKVITINPNLTSGYISKAAVLQSLKRYNESIAEYDQAIKLDPKSLSFYLNKASALQNVKKYDDALDVYNQVLIINSSYIPAYTGKAGVLSTLKKYSEALNIYDQVIKIDSNSIWAWNSRGDILQTLKRHDEAVSSYDHVIVLNESYAPAWRNKARCLQVIKKQFEAMTALDQALANNPNYSEAWIDRGNLQLSLKDYLGSRESFDQAIKINKNDTSAWNGKGQALMGLEQYHDAARAFNQCISINPNLTNTRKSLEQAQFRIFQISNNITTNRSDNLTSNSSPKVDTFTPSVITNVPQKHISLFDLIDHLFGNKPVISNVRGDDLPDIPNQVKLLSPVDVSLQNNTFLITDQGNHSIIVSDFSGNIRLILGGSTRPDLFSEITSAITDEQGNIYVLDAGSNTIFKFDPLGNFVISWGSKGSNPGQFNNPRHIDYAPRSDSQEGILSVADSGNNRIQLFNCNGEYLSSLIILQKTENYTSIQPLTNQENNFVENYSYQRIIPETIVIPPFAERNFNVHIKDITYPISVTIDRGVYLGAQKSKNLDVNITSKDPNQWIYLLNGALSDSITVDTIENITYLIKKCSTENQLSDSETLDLMCTFIQQIPLVNEPTIRYPVEVLHDKKASSPDKAIFLYGLLYRAGYDVVFLSFPGTHHCAVGIRTDKSVNKPVMREYSIDNISYIYVNPDIPDIIGRIDPSLNNIDPFILHILPQDQDHSLTLPERERRLEILEILNSANEKKKFLEENRGKYSSAAKNKAQTDLDKLKSVTTYVEHNTWNTEGISMRLKNSKVGDIQLMFGSEFRS, encoded by the coding sequence GTGGACCTATATACTCAAGGAAATAATCTCGCAAAAAGCAGCAAATATCAAGAAGCAATTGAGCTGTATGAAAAAGCAATATCTATCAACCAGAGTTATCCGGAACCCTGGATGGGAAAAGGGAACGCCTATCAGAGTTTAAAACTATTTAACGATTCCATAGCGGCGTTTGATAGAGTACTTGCATTAGATCCAGACAATGTCAAGGCATGGAATGGGAAAGGAAATTCCCTGAAAAGTGGAAACAATTTTGATAAGGCTCTTATCGCATTTGATAAAGTCATTACAATTAATCCAAACCTGACTTCTGGGTATATAAGTAAGGCAGCAGTTCTACAAAGTCTGAAACGGTACAATGAATCCATTGCCGAATATGATCAGGCTATCAAATTGGATCCAAAATCACTTTCATTCTATCTCAATAAAGCCAGTGCCCTCCAAAATGTAAAAAAATATGATGATGCTCTTGATGTATATAATCAGGTCTTAATAATAAATTCAAGTTATATTCCCGCATATACCGGAAAAGCAGGAGTTCTATCGACATTAAAAAAGTATAGCGAAGCTTTAAACATTTATGATCAGGTGATAAAAATTGATTCAAACTCAATATGGGCCTGGAATAGTCGGGGAGATATTCTCCAGACACTCAAGCGGCATGATGAAGCAGTTAGTTCGTATGATCATGTTATTGTGTTGAATGAATCATATGCTCCTGCATGGAGAAATAAAGCAAGATGCCTACAAGTTATTAAAAAACAATTCGAAGCAATGACTGCACTTGATCAGGCATTAGCCAATAATCCTAATTATTCAGAAGCGTGGATCGACAGAGGTAACCTCCAATTGAGTCTTAAAGATTATCTGGGATCTCGAGAATCATTTGATCAGGCAATAAAAATTAATAAAAACGATACCAGTGCCTGGAATGGAAAAGGTCAGGCACTCATGGGATTGGAACAGTATCACGATGCAGCAAGAGCATTTAACCAATGTATTTCCATAAATCCAAATCTGACAAATACCCGGAAAAGCCTTGAACAGGCGCAATTCAGGATTTTCCAGATTTCAAATAATATTACAACTAATAGATCAGACAATCTCACATCAAACAGTTCTCCAAAAGTAGATACTTTTACCCCTTCAGTTATCACTAATGTACCACAAAAACATATTTCATTATTCGATCTGATAGATCATCTTTTTGGAAATAAACCTGTAATATCTAACGTAAGAGGTGATGATCTGCCTGATATTCCAAATCAGGTAAAGCTTCTATCACCAGTTGATGTTTCGCTCCAAAATAATACGTTCCTGATAACAGATCAGGGAAACCATAGTATTATCGTATCAGATTTTTCTGGAAACATCAGACTTATCCTTGGAGGATCCACACGACCGGATTTATTCAGTGAAATAACCAGTGCAATTACAGATGAACAGGGTAATATCTATGTCCTTGATGCCGGATCGAATACAATATTCAAATTCGATCCATTGGGCAATTTCGTAATATCCTGGGGGTCAAAAGGATCAAATCCCGGGCAATTTAATAATCCCAGACATATTGACTATGCACCACGTTCTGATTCTCAGGAAGGAATACTATCTGTTGCGGATTCAGGTAACAACAGAATTCAACTTTTTAATTGTAATGGAGAATATCTCTCTTCACTTATTATATTACAAAAAACTGAGAATTACACTTCTATTCAACCACTTACGAATCAAGAAAATAATTTCGTTGAAAATTATTCATACCAACGTATAATCCCAGAAACAATAGTCATCCCACCATTTGCTGAACGTAATTTCAATGTACATATCAAAGATATAACATATCCCATTTCTGTGACCATCGACAGAGGAGTATATCTGGGTGCACAAAAGAGCAAAAATTTGGATGTAAATATTACCAGTAAAGATCCAAATCAATGGATATATCTTTTAAATGGAGCACTTTCAGATTCGATAACCGTTGATACAATTGAAAATATTACATATCTCATAAAGAAATGTTCAACAGAAAATCAGCTTTCAGATAGTGAAACCCTCGATCTCATGTGTACTTTTATTCAACAGATTCCTCTGGTCAATGAACCGACTATCAGGTATCCTGTTGAAGTCCTTCATGATAAAAAGGCTAGTTCACCAGATAAAGCCATATTTTTATATGGACTTCTCTATCGAGCTGGATATGATGTTGTTTTTCTCTCATTTCCAGGGACTCATCATTGTGCTGTAGGAATCAGGACAGATAAATCAGTCAATAAACCTGTAATGAGAGAGTATTCGATAGATAATATATCATATATCTATGTCAATCCTGATATTCCGGATATTATTGGAAGGATCGACCCATCTTTGAACAATATTGATCCCTTTATTTTACATATTCTCCCACAGGATCAAGACCATTCTCTCACTCTCCCGGAGAGAGAGAGGAGGCTTGAAATTCTCGAGATATTGAATTCTGCGAATGAAAAGAAAAAATTTTTGGAGGAAAACAGGGGAAAATACAGCAGTGCAGCAAAAAATAAAGCTCAAACAGACTTGGATAAACTCAAATCTGTAACAACATATGTCGAACATAATACATGGAATACTGAAGGAATTTCCATGCGGCTAAAAAATTCCAAAGTTGGAGATATTCAATTAATGTTTGGAAGTGAATTCAGATCTTAA
- a CDS encoding PEGA domain-containing protein, translating to MSLQSGLFHIEYKKLRGGFFALLMISIICSIGAVVSAVNSDYGYFKVESSPQTGEVIFDGKSYGYTPALIQVKEDASPYHEVVVIMEGYEEYSQQISYNPEKGQTIPISLDATHTLDHIGEFLNNR from the coding sequence ATGTCACTTCAGTCAGGACTTTTTCATATTGAATATAAAAAACTCCGGGGTGGATTTTTCGCTCTATTAATGATTTCAATAATATGCAGCATAGGGGCAGTGGTTTCTGCGGTCAATTCTGATTATGGATATTTCAAAGTAGAATCATCCCCACAAACCGGTGAGGTCATTTTTGATGGCAAATCTTACGGTTATACTCCTGCTTTGATTCAGGTGAAGGAGGATGCTTCTCCATATCATGAAGTGGTTGTAATAATGGAAGGATATGAGGAATATTCTCAACAGATCTCATACAACCCAGAGAAAGGACAAACGATTCCAATTTCCCTGGATGCAACTCATACACTTGATCATATTGGTGAATTTTTAAATAACCGATGA
- a CDS encoding DUF1616 domain-containing protein: protein MGLSQPQDPWYDKIFIAFFEEKLFPDIKLILVWLLFTCAVIYLPILNSSVLRPIIALPMILFIPGYTLIAALFPDKNDIDMIERVALSFGLSIAVVPLIGLGLNYTPWGIRLDPIVISLIIFTVAMICIAQYRRVVLPMEQRLTIPFHIVITEIKNEFFPTNVSKVDRILSIILLIAIIGAIGTTIYVILVPKEGEKFSEFYILGEKKMAADYPDILFTGTEYPMYIGVGNHEFRNVTYMIETYLVNMQFDERTNTSTITSMDRQDQIPVFLIHNETTILPYNLTSSKTGYNRVEFLLFNESIPSDTVTGFDRINASYRDLHLWVKTRVPI, encoded by the coding sequence ATGGGTCTGTCGCAACCCCAGGATCCCTGGTATGATAAAATATTTATTGCGTTTTTTGAAGAGAAATTATTCCCTGATATAAAACTGATTCTGGTCTGGCTGTTATTTACCTGTGCGGTGATCTATCTTCCGATACTTAATTCCTCAGTACTTCGTCCAATTATTGCACTTCCCATGATTCTTTTCATTCCTGGATATACTCTGATAGCCGCCTTATTTCCTGATAAAAATGATATTGATATGATAGAGCGTGTTGCTCTCTCATTTGGGCTTTCTATTGCAGTTGTTCCTCTGATTGGGTTGGGATTGAATTATACTCCCTGGGGTATCAGACTGGACCCAATTGTTATTTCTCTCATAATTTTCACCGTGGCAATGATCTGTATTGCACAATATCGCCGTGTGGTACTACCGATGGAACAACGTCTTACGATACCCTTCCATATTGTCATAACGGAAATTAAGAATGAATTCTTTCCAACAAATGTATCAAAGGTGGATCGTATTCTCTCAATTATTTTGCTCATAGCGATAATCGGAGCCATAGGGACAACGATCTATGTAATTCTTGTACCAAAGGAAGGAGAAAAATTTTCTGAATTTTATATTCTCGGCGAGAAAAAAATGGCTGCCGATTATCCCGATATTCTTTTTACTGGTACTGAATATCCTATGTATATTGGGGTGGGTAATCATGAATTTCGAAATGTTACCTATATGATTGAAACATATCTGGTGAACATGCAATTTGATGAGCGAACCAATACTTCAACGATTACTAGTATGGATCGTCAGGATCAAATTCCAGTATTTCTTATTCACAATGAGACAACCATCCTACCGTATAATCTTACCTCCTCAAAAACAGGGTATAACCGGGTTGAGTTTCTCCTTTTTAATGAGAGCATCCCCTCAGATACTGTCACCGGATTTGATCGGATCAATGCAAGTTATCGTGACCTGCACCTATGGGTGAAAACCCGGGTTCCCATATAA